In Pseudomonas sp. MYb327, one DNA window encodes the following:
- a CDS encoding cyclic nucleotide-binding domain-containing protein, producing MSEPTFLNNEIRDWLMDCGLFNQLLPADFAAASGYFSISSIAQGEEIFHEGDAGSFMCIIHTGQVAVQKTTGDGQLVTIATLRSGRSFGEMAVLDGERRSASCVAASNCQLLNLGKDSLEKMLNDAPKIAAKIIRALAVSLSKRLRMADGQLLAQQV from the coding sequence ATGTCAGAACCGACCTTCCTGAACAACGAAATCCGCGATTGGCTAATGGACTGCGGCCTGTTCAATCAGCTGCTGCCGGCCGACTTTGCCGCGGCTTCGGGTTACTTCAGCATCAGCTCCATTGCCCAGGGCGAAGAGATTTTTCATGAGGGTGATGCCGGCAGCTTCATGTGCATCATCCACACCGGCCAAGTGGCGGTGCAGAAGACCACCGGCGACGGGCAACTGGTAACCATCGCCACTTTGCGCAGCGGCCGCTCGTTCGGCGAAATGGCCGTGCTCGACGGCGAACGCCGCTCGGCCAGTTGCGTGGCCGCGAGCAACTGCCAACTGCTCAACCTGGGCAAAGATTCGCTGGAAAAGATGCTTAACGACGCACCGAAAATCGCCGCGAAGATCATCCGCGCGCTCGCCGTCTCCCTATCCAAACGCCTGCGCATGGCCGACGGGCAACTGCTCGCGCAGCAGGTCTAA
- a CDS encoding YajD family HNH nuclease → MSSSTPTNTSKLDRILADNQRDKEMGYRDKALKMYPHVCGRCAREFSGKRLSELTVHHRDHNHDNNPQDGSNWELLCLYCHDNEHSRYTDQQYFGEGSLSTPKIAKATHNPFAALAGLMKKED, encoded by the coding sequence ATGAGTTCGTCCACCCCTACCAACACGTCGAAGCTGGACCGCATCCTCGCCGACAACCAGCGCGACAAGGAAATGGGCTACCGCGACAAAGCCCTGAAGATGTACCCGCACGTATGCGGCCGCTGCGCCCGTGAATTCTCCGGCAAGCGCCTCAGCGAACTGACCGTGCACCACCGCGATCACAATCACGACAACAACCCCCAGGACGGTTCGAACTGGGAACTGTTGTGCCTGTATTGCCACGACAACGAACACTCGCGTTACACCGACCAGCAATATTTCGGCGAAGGCTCGCTGAGCACGCCGAAAATCGCCAAGGCGACGCATAACCCGTTTGCCGCGTTGGCCGGGTTGATGAAAAAAGAAGACTGA
- a CDS encoding RNA methyltransferase, producing MADKRYSCIGLYNPKSPENVGSVMRAAGCYGVASVFYTGKRYERAADFVTDTKRVHYDIPLIGIDDLKKILPLNCVPVAVELVDGARPLPEYTHPDRALYIFGPEDGSLDKEIRDWCEDVVYIPTTGCMNLAATVNVVLYDRMAKGLNTRSGPKFR from the coding sequence GTGGCAGACAAACGGTACAGCTGCATTGGTTTGTATAACCCCAAATCACCGGAGAACGTCGGTTCGGTGATGCGCGCCGCTGGCTGTTATGGCGTGGCGTCGGTGTTCTACACCGGCAAGCGCTATGAGCGTGCCGCCGACTTCGTCACCGACACCAAGCGCGTCCACTACGACATCCCGCTGATCGGCATCGACGACCTGAAGAAAATCCTGCCGCTCAATTGCGTGCCTGTCGCCGTCGAACTGGTTGACGGCGCCCGCCCGCTGCCCGAGTACACGCATCCGGACCGCGCGCTGTACATCTTCGGCCCGGAAGACGGTTCGCTGGATAAAGAGATTCGCGACTGGTGCGAAGATGTGGTCTACATCCCGACCACCGGCTGCATGAACCTGGCCGCCACGGTCAACGTCGTGCTGTACGACCGCATGGCCAAGGGCCTGAACACCCGCTCGGGGCCGAAATTCCGCTGA
- a CDS encoding DUF2892 domain-containing protein yields MSELKRVERIESTPFQTHSDHNVQGWERIGSLAGGVVMVGKGLRRGGIFGLIQVAIGGVALARGITGHSSAKSLLEKSRQDMDNVRAKIQRAGEELKTLKANAEAATKTATVTGNDSLKSPKSGV; encoded by the coding sequence ATGAGCGAACTCAAACGCGTAGAGCGCATCGAATCCACCCCGTTCCAGACCCATAGCGACCATAACGTTCAGGGCTGGGAGCGCATTGGCTCCCTGGCCGGTGGCGTGGTGATGGTGGGTAAAGGCCTGCGTCGCGGCGGCATTTTCGGTTTGATTCAAGTCGCGATCGGCGGTGTCGCCCTCGCCCGTGGCATTACCGGGCATAGCTCGGCGAAAAGCCTGTTGGAGAAAAGCCGTCAGGACATGGACAACGTGCGGGCGAAGATTCAGCGGGCAGGTGAAGAACTGAAGACGCTGAAGGCCAATGCAGAGGCAGCGACCAAAACGGCGACAGTCACCGGTAATGATTCGTTGAAATCGCCAAAATCCGGGGTTTGA
- a CDS encoding YcgN family cysteine cluster protein, with amino-acid sequence MAAKVEPFWIRKTLDQLDPEEWESLCDGCGLCCLQKLEDEDDNSVYYTRIACKLLDLKTCQCTDYPNRRDFVPDCIQLTPGKADEFKWLPPTCGYRLVSEGKDLPLWHHLVCGDRDAVHHERISQSGRMLAEGSVPEDDWEDHLIFRAG; translated from the coding sequence ATGGCCGCCAAAGTCGAACCGTTCTGGATACGCAAAACCCTCGATCAACTCGATCCAGAGGAATGGGAATCGCTGTGCGACGGTTGTGGCCTGTGCTGCCTGCAAAAGCTCGAGGACGAAGACGACAACAGCGTCTATTACACGCGTATCGCCTGCAAACTGCTGGACCTGAAAACCTGTCAGTGCACCGATTACCCCAATCGACGCGACTTCGTACCGGATTGCATCCAGCTCACGCCGGGCAAGGCTGACGAGTTCAAATGGCTGCCGCCGACCTGCGGTTATCGCCTGGTCAGCGAGGGCAAGGATTTGCCGCTGTGGCATCACCTGGTCTGCGGTGACCGCGACGCGGTGCATCACGAACGCATTTCCCAGTCCGGGCGCATGCTCGCCGAAGGCAGTGTGCCGGAAGATGATTGGGAAGATCATCTGATTTTCCGGGCGGGTTAA
- a CDS encoding nitroreductase family protein, protein MSANPRVAEYAIHPQFTDRWSPRAFTGEAIPVETLLSFFEAARWAPSAYNSQPWRFLYARRDTPNWERYLGLLNEFNRSWAQHASALVIVVSKTTFAVPGATEETPALWHTFDTGSAWGHLALQASISGWHTHGMAGFDQELTRKELNIPEGYALHAAVAIGKLGDKSTLADYLQAREEPSPRRPLSELAAEGDFTL, encoded by the coding sequence ATGAGTGCAAACCCACGCGTTGCCGAATACGCCATCCATCCTCAGTTCACCGATCGCTGGTCGCCCCGCGCTTTCACCGGCGAAGCCATTCCGGTCGAGACCTTGCTGAGCTTTTTCGAAGCCGCGCGCTGGGCGCCGTCGGCGTACAACTCGCAACCTTGGCGTTTTCTTTACGCGCGTCGCGATACACCGAACTGGGAGCGTTACCTGGGCCTGTTGAACGAATTCAACCGCAGTTGGGCGCAACACGCTTCGGCCTTGGTGATCGTGGTCTCGAAAACCACTTTCGCGGTGCCTGGCGCTACCGAGGAAACCCCGGCCCTTTGGCACACCTTCGACACCGGTTCGGCCTGGGGCCATCTCGCGCTGCAAGCGAGCATCAGCGGCTGGCACACCCACGGCATGGCCGGTTTCGATCAGGAGCTGACCCGCAAGGAGCTGAACATTCCTGAAGGCTATGCGCTGCACGCCGCCGTGGCGATCGGCAAACTGGGCGACAAGTCGACACTGGCGGACTACCTGCAAGCCCGTGAAGAACCGAGCCCGCGCCGGCCGTTGAGCGAACTCGCTGCTGAAGGCGACTTCACCCTCTAG
- a CDS encoding D-2-hydroxyacid dehydrogenase, whose amino-acid sequence MRVLIAEHDHPVYAQLLREAAPDLEVLTSGDSAELARQAADCPVWLGQPDLLATLLRQGHQPQWLQSTWAGITPLLADGLPRHYRLTRAVGIFGQVMAEFILTYMLGHEREVLARLVSQVERKWDSRHGQSLAGRKVLIVGTGDIGQTVAQFLLPFGVELYGIASSAREQAPFVEVGSLADLPRLVGEVDYVVNLLPNTPNTHDIYDAALFKQFKPTGLFINVGRGVAVVDADLVEALKEGHLVGAVIDVCRQEPLPQRHPFWTAWGLLLTGHSSAPTSPSLMVKLFVENLRAYQAGEALRGEVDFDRGY is encoded by the coding sequence ATGCGCGTTCTGATTGCTGAGCACGACCACCCTGTGTACGCCCAACTGTTGCGCGAAGCAGCGCCGGATCTGGAAGTGCTGACCAGCGGTGACTCCGCTGAACTGGCCCGTCAGGCCGCTGATTGCCCGGTCTGGCTGGGTCAGCCCGACCTGCTGGCGACCTTGCTGCGTCAGGGCCACCAGCCGCAGTGGCTGCAATCGACCTGGGCGGGTATCACGCCGCTGCTGGCCGACGGCTTGCCCCGGCATTATCGCTTGACCCGCGCGGTGGGGATTTTCGGTCAGGTCATGGCCGAATTCATACTCACCTATATGCTCGGTCACGAGCGGGAAGTGCTTGCGCGGCTGGTCAGCCAGGTCGAGCGCAAGTGGGACAGTCGCCATGGCCAAAGCCTGGCGGGGCGCAAGGTGTTGATCGTCGGCACCGGTGATATCGGGCAGACCGTCGCGCAATTCCTGCTGCCGTTCGGCGTCGAGTTGTACGGCATCGCCAGTTCGGCCCGGGAGCAGGCGCCGTTTGTCGAAGTCGGCTCGTTGGCGGATTTGCCTCGCTTGGTGGGTGAAGTGGATTACGTGGTCAATCTGCTGCCAAATACGCCGAACACTCACGATATCTACGATGCGGCGTTGTTCAAGCAATTCAAGCCGACCGGCTTGTTTATCAATGTCGGTCGCGGCGTTGCCGTGGTCGATGCGGACCTGGTTGAAGCCTTGAAGGAAGGGCATCTGGTGGGCGCGGTAATCGATGTCTGCCGCCAGGAGCCACTGCCGCAACGTCATCCATTCTGGACGGCCTGGGGGCTGTTGTTGACCGGCCACAGTTCGGCACCGACCTCGCCTTCGCTGATGGTGAAGCTGTTTGTCGAGAACCTGCGGGCGTATCAGGCGGGTGAAGCGTTGCGCGGGGAAGTGGATTTCGATCGCGGGTACTAA
- a CDS encoding YcgL domain-containing protein — protein MKRICSIYRSSKRNEMYLYVLKSDALERVPEPLMLAFGKAIHAFDLVLSPERKLSREDITVVLENLEKQGYHLQMPPAEDEYIEHLPEELLRRNDPM, from the coding sequence TTGAAACGTATTTGCTCCATCTACCGCAGCTCGAAGCGAAACGAAATGTACCTGTATGTGCTCAAGAGCGATGCTCTGGAGCGAGTACCCGAGCCGTTGATGCTTGCCTTCGGCAAAGCCATCCACGCCTTCGACCTGGTGCTGTCCCCCGAGCGCAAACTGTCGCGCGAGGACATCACCGTGGTGCTGGAAAACCTCGAGAAGCAGGGCTACCACCTGCAAATGCCACCGGCCGAAGACGAGTACATCGAACACTTGCCGGAAGAGTTGCTGCGACGCAACGATCCGATGTAG
- the rnd gene encoding ribonuclease D — MAIDIHWIRDNDSLGRFCAEWQQLPYVALDTEFMRVDTFYPIAGLLQVGDGVRAYLIDPLTIDNWQPLAALLENTAVVKVVHACSEDLEVLLRLTGSLPAPLFDTQLAAAYLNLGFSMGYSRLVQEVLGIDLPKGETRSDWLQRPLSETQISYAAEDAVHLAEVFVKLRPKLSDDKYAWVLEDGAELVANLRREIDPYEVYRDAKLAWKLSRAQLAVLRELCAWREIEARARDLPRNRIIREHSLWPLARTQPDNLGALAKIEDMHPRTVRQDGEFLLDLIKRSGSVSPDQWPPAVPEPLPVDAAVLLKQMKAIGQAEAERLDIVPELMLRKKTLEALLKSGFPNGPYQLPDSLRGWRRELMGQALLDSLAAAGEQP; from the coding sequence GTGGCCATCGATATTCACTGGATTCGCGACAACGATAGCCTCGGCCGGTTTTGCGCCGAGTGGCAGCAGCTGCCCTACGTTGCCCTCGACACCGAATTCATGCGGGTCGACACCTTCTATCCGATTGCCGGCCTGCTGCAAGTGGGCGATGGCGTACGTGCTTACCTGATTGATCCGCTGACCATCGACAACTGGCAACCCTTGGCCGCGTTGCTGGAGAACACGGCGGTGGTCAAAGTCGTGCATGCCTGCAGCGAAGACCTCGAAGTCCTGCTTCGCCTGACCGGGAGCCTGCCAGCGCCGCTGTTCGACACGCAATTGGCCGCCGCTTACCTGAATCTCGGGTTCTCCATGGGCTATTCGCGTCTGGTGCAAGAAGTGCTCGGCATCGACCTGCCCAAGGGCGAAACCCGTTCCGACTGGTTGCAGCGTCCGCTTTCCGAGACCCAGATCAGCTACGCCGCCGAAGATGCCGTGCACCTGGCGGAAGTGTTCGTGAAGCTTCGTCCGAAGCTGTCTGACGACAAATACGCCTGGGTCCTGGAAGACGGTGCCGAACTGGTGGCCAACCTGCGCCGCGAGATCGATCCGTACGAGGTCTACCGCGACGCCAAGCTGGCCTGGAAGCTATCCCGCGCGCAACTCGCCGTGCTGCGTGAACTCTGCGCCTGGCGCGAAATCGAGGCCCGCGCCCGTGACCTGCCGCGCAACCGTATCATCCGCGAGCACTCGCTGTGGCCGCTGGCGCGTACTCAGCCGGACAACCTCGGTGCGTTGGCAAAAATCGAAGACATGCACCCACGTACCGTGCGTCAGGACGGCGAGTTTCTGCTTGATCTGATCAAGCGCTCTGGCAGTGTGTCGCCGGATCAATGGCCGCCAGCCGTGCCGGAGCCATTGCCGGTGGATGCCGCCGTACTGCTCAAACAGATGAAAGCCATCGGTCAGGCCGAAGCCGAGCGCCTGGACATCGTGCCCGAACTGATGCTGCGCAAGAAAACCCTGGAAGCGCTGCTAAAGAGCGGCTTCCCCAATGGTCCCTACCAATTGCCTGATTCGTTGCGTGGCTGGCGCCGCGAATTGATGGGCCAGGCGCTGCTCGACAGCCTGGCCGCCGCCGGAGAACAGCCTTGA
- a CDS encoding class I SAM-dependent methyltransferase encodes MSAQPPSAIELEFARRYDQEHARVCLQPRAQGLTGRLGFWRDEQLVRTALNVAGEPGLILDVACGVGRYWPVLAKHANRVILATDPSQDILDHSRTHHPQDLMKRIRTFQSSAFNIGLSENAVDCIFCMQLFQHMTSPEHRLAMLGEFHRVSRDTVIVAVRVGGRFMRRPTDVPGLAARPLASKVEVEREFKRAGFCVLSHQDFFPGCAPMRVYVLRKVS; translated from the coding sequence ATGAGTGCCCAACCCCCATCCGCCATCGAACTTGAGTTCGCCAGGCGCTACGACCAGGAACACGCGCGCGTCTGTTTGCAGCCGCGCGCGCAAGGTCTGACCGGACGCCTGGGATTCTGGCGTGACGAGCAACTGGTGCGCACTGCGCTCAATGTCGCCGGCGAGCCGGGGCTGATCCTCGATGTGGCCTGCGGCGTAGGGCGATACTGGCCGGTGCTGGCCAAGCACGCTAACCGGGTGATCCTGGCGACCGACCCTTCGCAGGATATTCTCGATCATTCCCGCACCCACCATCCGCAAGACCTGATGAAGCGCATCCGGACCTTTCAAAGTTCAGCCTTCAACATTGGCTTGTCAGAGAATGCGGTGGACTGCATTTTTTGCATGCAACTGTTTCAGCACATGACCAGCCCCGAGCATCGTTTGGCGATGCTGGGCGAATTTCACCGGGTCAGCCGCGATACGGTGATTGTGGCGGTACGGGTCGGCGGCCGATTCATGCGACGGCCCACCGACGTGCCGGGGCTTGCAGCCAGACCGCTGGCCAGCAAAGTCGAGGTGGAGAGGGAGTTCAAGCGTGCCGGTTTTTGCGTGCTCAGCCATCAGGATTTTTTCCCCGGCTGTGCACCGATGCGTGTTTACGTGTTGCGTAAGGTCAGTTAG
- a CDS encoding phosphoethanolamine--lipid A transferase, protein MLKIKAVRPEWVTLIASAFLLIAFNLVLWQHLFDITAGDGKGVVIRVAFGVMILAAFNVVLTLLAFRSVLKPVLILLFMISAGVAYFMSQYGVLIDAGMLRNFAETNATEVRDLLSLKLLVYIVALGILPSLMLWKAPINYRRWHRELLSKLLVSVASVAVLGGVAMVNYQGLSSLFRNHHELRLMVVPSNYIGASFGYLREQVASARQPFVEVGADAERNPVWQAHGRKSLTVLVVGESARAENFGILGYDRDTTPNLDKQPGLIAFTDVHSCGTETAVSVPCMFSNMGRKDYSASKAKNEEGLLDVLKRAGLDVVWRDNQSGCKGTCDRVTLQDVSNLKDPVLCANSECRDEILLQGLQHFIDTLDKDTVLVLHQMGSHGPEYYKRYPKEYERFTPVCKSNALNNCSRESIVNGYDNTLVYTDHVLSTLIDVLRSNQDKVDTAMLYLSDHGESLGEYNLFLHGTPYMLAPEQQKHVAMLAWFSDSYQKSFSVDTHCLQLSREKPLSQDNLFHSMLGLLEVSSKVYNQDLDMFAGCRGAVIDGVLAKE, encoded by the coding sequence ATGTTGAAGATTAAAGCCGTGCGCCCCGAGTGGGTGACATTGATTGCCAGTGCCTTTTTATTGATCGCTTTCAATTTAGTGCTATGGCAACACCTGTTTGACATCACGGCGGGTGACGGCAAAGGCGTTGTCATACGCGTGGCATTCGGGGTAATGATCCTTGCGGCCTTCAACGTTGTGCTGACTCTGCTGGCGTTCCGGTCTGTTCTGAAGCCTGTCTTGATATTGCTGTTCATGATCAGTGCGGGTGTGGCGTACTTCATGAGCCAGTATGGTGTTTTGATTGACGCGGGCATGTTGCGTAACTTCGCAGAAACCAATGCCACGGAAGTGCGTGACTTATTGTCATTAAAGTTGCTTGTTTATATTGTGGCTCTCGGTATTTTGCCGTCGTTGATGTTATGGAAAGCCCCGATTAATTATCGTCGCTGGCATCGTGAGTTGTTAAGCAAACTGCTGGTGAGTGTTGCATCGGTAGCAGTCCTTGGCGGCGTTGCGATGGTTAATTATCAAGGCTTGTCTTCTCTGTTTCGCAATCACCATGAGTTGCGTCTTATGGTAGTGCCGAGCAACTACATCGGTGCTTCGTTCGGATATCTGCGCGAGCAAGTCGCGTCGGCACGTCAGCCCTTTGTCGAAGTCGGTGCAGATGCCGAGAGAAACCCGGTCTGGCAGGCACACGGCCGTAAATCCCTGACCGTCCTGGTAGTGGGCGAAAGTGCCCGGGCTGAAAACTTCGGCATCCTCGGTTATGACCGCGACACCACGCCAAACCTCGATAAACAGCCCGGTCTGATCGCATTTACGGATGTGCACTCCTGCGGCACGGAAACCGCCGTGTCGGTGCCCTGCATGTTCTCCAATATGGGCCGCAAGGATTACAGCGCCAGCAAGGCGAAGAACGAAGAGGGGCTGTTGGACGTGCTCAAGCGTGCCGGTCTCGATGTCGTCTGGCGTGACAACCAGTCGGGTTGTAAAGGTACTTGCGACCGCGTCACGCTCCAGGATGTCAGCAACCTGAAAGACCCGGTGCTGTGCGCCAACAGTGAGTGCCGTGATGAAATCCTCCTGCAAGGTTTGCAGCACTTCATCGATACGCTGGATAAAGACACGGTTCTGGTGTTGCACCAGATGGGCAGCCACGGTCCCGAGTATTACAAGCGGTATCCGAAAGAATACGAACGCTTTACCCCGGTCTGTAAAAGCAATGCACTGAACAACTGCAGTCGCGAAAGTATCGTCAATGGCTACGACAACACGCTGGTGTATACCGATCATGTGTTGTCGACCCTGATCGATGTGTTGCGCAGCAATCAGGACAAAGTCGACACGGCAATGCTGTATCTGTCGGATCACGGCGAGTCTCTGGGCGAATACAACTTGTTCCTCCATGGCACGCCTTACATGCTGGCGCCGGAACAACAGAAGCATGTTGCGATGCTGGCGTGGTTTTCCGACAGCTATCAAAAGTCGTTCTCGGTGGACACTCATTGCCTGCAACTGAGCCGTGAAAAACCCTTGAGCCAGGACAACCTGTTCCATTCGATGTTGGGGTTGCTGGAGGTCAGCAGCAAGGTCTACAACCAGGATCTGGATATGTTTGCCGGCTGCCGTGGCGCTGTTATCGACGGTGTACTGGCCAAAGAATGA
- a CDS encoding 5-carboxymethyl-2-hydroxymuconate Delta-isomerase, translating into MPHLHMEYTANLPDLNADVALLRLNNALVGSGQFGAESDIKGRAVKVETFKVGTALAERGFVHVKLAVLSGRSAQIKKQLSESLLAVVQDLCAWPAGVEVQLCVEILDIDRESYSKIAISK; encoded by the coding sequence ATGCCACACCTGCACATGGAATACACCGCCAACCTGCCTGATCTGAATGCCGATGTGGCGTTGCTACGGCTCAACAATGCGCTGGTGGGCTCCGGCCAGTTCGGTGCCGAATCCGACATCAAGGGTCGCGCGGTAAAGGTCGAGACGTTCAAGGTCGGTACCGCATTGGCGGAGCGAGGATTTGTGCATGTGAAGCTGGCCGTGTTGAGCGGGCGTTCGGCGCAAATCAAAAAGCAGCTGTCGGAAAGCTTGCTGGCGGTGGTGCAGGATCTCTGTGCATGGCCGGCAGGCGTTGAAGTCCAGTTGTGTGTCGAGATCCTCGACATTGATCGTGAGTCCTACAGCAAGATCGCGATCAGCAAATAA
- a CDS encoding LysR substrate-binding domain-containing protein codes for MNRNELRKADINLMVVFETLMLERNVTKVAKKLFLGQPTISSALNRLRTMFDDPLFIRVGHRMEPTARAEEIFRYLSPALDSLSVALSLTHDFDPSNSTMTFRIGMSDDVEYGLLPPLLRALRQEAPKVVFVVQNVDYWRIPDLLASGDITVGISQTRGLPANAKRKLLRHIYPSVLRADASDTPLTVDEYCSRPHVLVSHIANVSGFADEWLAQIGRSRQVVLSVPQYSSLPALLAGTDLIASLPDYTAQAMAASGQLFTEPFPFKTQTLELSMVWLSHADSDPAERWLRSRIETFMGERNLLSLSQ; via the coding sequence ATGAATCGCAACGAATTACGCAAGGCTGACATCAACCTGATGGTGGTGTTTGAAACGCTGATGCTTGAGCGCAACGTCACCAAGGTGGCGAAGAAGTTGTTTCTTGGCCAGCCGACCATCAGCTCGGCGCTCAACCGTTTGCGCACGATGTTTGACGATCCGCTGTTCATTCGTGTTGGTCATCGCATGGAGCCGACCGCAAGGGCCGAAGAGATTTTTCGCTACCTGTCGCCGGCGCTGGATTCGTTGTCGGTGGCCTTGAGCCTGACCCACGATTTCGACCCGAGCAACAGCACCATGACCTTTCGTATCGGCATGTCGGACGACGTCGAATACGGATTGTTGCCACCACTGCTGCGCGCGCTGCGCCAGGAAGCGCCGAAAGTGGTATTCGTGGTGCAGAACGTCGATTATTGGCGGATTCCCGATTTGCTGGCGTCTGGCGACATAACGGTCGGTATCAGCCAGACTCGCGGTCTGCCGGCCAATGCCAAGCGCAAGTTGCTGCGGCACATTTACCCCAGTGTGTTGCGAGCCGATGCCTCCGATACGCCGTTGACGGTTGATGAATATTGCTCGCGCCCGCATGTGCTGGTGTCTCACATCGCCAACGTCAGTGGTTTCGCCGATGAGTGGCTGGCACAGATTGGTCGTTCACGTCAGGTAGTGCTCTCGGTGCCGCAGTACAGTTCGCTGCCGGCGTTGCTTGCCGGGACAGATCTGATTGCCAGCCTGCCGGATTACACCGCCCAGGCGATGGCGGCATCGGGTCAGCTATTCACGGAGCCGTTTCCGTTCAAAACCCAGACACTGGAACTGTCGATGGTCTGGCTCAGCCATGCCGACAGCGACCCCGCCGAACGCTGGTTGCGTTCACGAATTGAAACGTTCATGGGCGAGCGCAATCTGTTGTCGCTGTCCCAATAA
- a CDS encoding DUF1508 domain-containing protein — protein sequence MYFEIYRQTRGTVLTGKGQWRWRLRAGNHETVASGEAYVNKSDCVHAISLIKGTCDQTPVKEI from the coding sequence ATGTATTTTGAGATTTACAGGCAAACCCGCGGCACCGTTCTAACCGGCAAAGGCCAATGGCGGTGGCGTTTGCGCGCGGGGAATCATGAAACGGTTGCCAGCGGAGAGGCATACGTCAACAAGTCAGATTGCGTACATGCGATCAGTCTGATCAAGGGGACTTGCGATCAAACCCCGGTCAAGGAGATCTAG